The Planktothrix tepida PCC 9214 nucleotide sequence GGGATTGATCAATTTGGCAGTCGTTTAGGTTTAAATCGGCTTACAGGGAATCAAAGATTATCATCTCTTATTGGATTGATTGTCTACATTTTAATTCTGATTCCTACGGCAATTTCTGCCTTACAAACCCTGAAAGTCGAGGCGATTTCTGGGCCAGCCATTTTAATGTTGACGGAAATCTTTAACGCCTTACCCCAAATCTTTTTAGCAATTTCAGTTTTAATTTTTGCTTATTTGATTGGGCGTTTTGTAGCGGATTTAGTCACTAATATTCTAACCAGTATTGGGTTTGATAATATCTTTCGCTGGTTAGGGATTCATTCTCCCCAAACTCTTGTAGTTGAGGAACGTATTATTACGGAAGAAACCATTCCAACGGAACCCACCGTTTCTCCGGTTTCTACCCGCTTACCCCAAAACACACCGTCTGAATTAGCCGGAATTATTGTGTTAGTGGGGATTATGTTGTTTGCGGCCGTCACCGCAACGGATATTTTAGGGTTAGCAGCCTTAACTTTAATTCTCAATCAAATTATCGTGATTGCGGGTAAAGTTTTGATTGGTATTATTGTATTTGCCATTGGTTTGTATTTTGCGAATTTAGCTCATGATTTAATCGTGAGTTCTGGAACTCGTCAATCCAGTCTTTTAGCACAAGCGGCTCGAATTGCGATTATTATCTTTGTCGGTGCAATGGCGTTACAACAAATGGGAATTGCCAGCGATATTGTCAATTTAGCCTTTGGTTTGTTGTTAGGGGCTGTTGCGGTAGCAATTGCGATTGCGTTTGGTTTAGGGGGACGAGATGTTGCGGGGGAACAACTTCGCAATTTCCTCTCTAAATTCCGCAATGAATAGTGAATCCCGTTTTCTGTTCTCGTAGGCTGGGACGGGTTTTTAGCCGGGATCTGGGGTTAACAGAAATTCCGAAAGAACCCGCCCCTAAACCGTAAAGCGGATTGGTTTTTTAGCCCGGAATCGGGAACGTAAGTTCAAGGGGGTTTAGGTTAAGATTTTGATCCCGAATTCAGGTTAACCGAGTTGTAGTTGATTAGCGAATTGCTCTAAGACTAACAATTCAGGAAAGCACCATGTCTAATGAAGATAATATCGCGGATCAAATTACCTGCAACAGTATTAAACTGCATGGCCCCTTACAGGGGAAAAAGATAGAAGTTAAAGTGGATGTTAAATCCGTTAAAGAGGAACAGAAACCAAAACCTGAGAAAAATTCCGATTGGGAAACTCTAGGATTTTTATTTCTGCTCCTCTTTTTCTTAGTAGCAATGGTAGGAAATTCTGTCGGGTTAGGTTCCTCTTCCAGTCCAGCCTCACAGCCGAGTTCTGCTCTTTATCGCGTTCAATATGCTCGGTTTTAAATACTGGGAGCTAACCAACCGCGAATAAAATAATAGAACGTTAAAAAATATTCATCTAAAACCCGTGTTGTTAATAATAAGGCTTCTGCACTGGGCGCGAAATCTGCCCCAGTAATATGACGAACATATTTTGTCTGATGAATAAAGGTATAAAAATTGGTGGGGGCGGGAATAACTTTAAACCCAACTCTGGCAAAGGTTAAACTCGCCCGACGCATTTCTAAGGCAGACGTGACGAGAATAATCGTTCGACCTAAACGATGTTTCTGCATAATTTGATAAATCTCAACAGCATTATTATAAGTGGTTCCTCCATGAGATTCGAGTAGAATTCGTTCTGCGGGAATTCCCATATAAATTAAAAGTTGTTTAATATCATTAGCTTCAATGATCGGATTAATTAACTCTTGACGAGGCCCCGCACTCACAATAATAAACGGTGCTCGATCTTGTCGAAAAAGTTGGGCTGCGTAGGGAATGCGATCGCCTGTATCTGTTAATTGAATTTGCTTGCGATAGGGTAATTTGGGTTCTGTGGTTCCCCGTCCTAATAAAACAATAGCCCCCGCCCGTTCTCCACAACATAAATCGGTTTGTACGGTTTTTAAGGCGACTTTTTCTACTTGTTGAGCCAGCCAATTCGCAAAGACGGGGGTACTGGCTACAATTAAAATTAATAAAGCGACTAAAATTAAAGTCGGCCCTGGTTTATCGATTTTACCATTTTTAATAAAAATAGAGGCAATTAATAAAAGTAAAATTGATAATCCCAAGGGACGAAAAAAAATTGATAAAATTCCTAATACCACTAACCCGACTTGGCTATCGGGTGAAATCAAGGCAGAAACAATTAAGACTAAAACCAGGATGAATAACAACCGACT carries:
- a CDS encoding mechanosensitive ion channel, translated to MNGTFYQIAPLGTELYSLSPLYLAQDNPLAVPLDLNNLKLGQTSVVDIALACGILLVGYLIALFAQSLVKSLFKKTDLDNRIAAWVSGSTAPEDKLPVEDWLGSAIFWIIFIFAIVAFLDKLQLTAASTPLTSLLNQVTNYLPRIFGAAILIAIAWILATIARTLLIRVFRAFRLDERLNQQVNDATTDQFSLSETLGNALYWFIILLFLPAILSTLQLQGLLEPVQQMLYQILSILPNIVAALVIAGAGWLVAQVVSRIVTNLLAAVGIDQFGSRLGLNRLTGNQRLSSLIGLIVYILILIPTAISALQTLKVEAISGPAILMLTEIFNALPQIFLAISVLIFAYLIGRFVADLVTNILTSIGFDNIFRWLGIHSPQTLVVEERIITEETIPTEPTVSPVSTRLPQNTPSELAGIIVLVGIMLFAAVTATDILGLAALTLILNQIIVIAGKVLIGIIVFAIGLYFANLAHDLIVSSGTRQSSLLAQAARIAIIIFVGAMALQQMGIASDIVNLAFGLLLGAVAVAIAIAFGLGGRDVAGEQLRNFLSKFRNE
- a CDS encoding YdcF family protein translates to MFIILTQLLFLLLVGAIAFKVWQILGGKDNSLISRLLFILVLVLIVSALISPDSQVGLVVLGILSIFFRPLGLSILLLLIASIFIKNGKIDKPGPTLILVALLILIVASTPVFANWLAQQVEKVALKTVQTDLCCGERAGAIVLLGRGTTEPKLPYRKQIQLTDTGDRIPYAAQLFRQDRAPFIIVSAGPRQELINPIIEANDIKQLLIYMGIPAERILLESHGGTTYNNAVEIYQIMQKHRLGRTIILVTSALEMRRASLTFARVGFKVIPAPTNFYTFIHQTKYVRHITGADFAPSAEALLLTTRVLDEYFLTFYYFIRGWLAPSI